From a single Paraburkholderia edwinii genomic region:
- a CDS encoding porin: protein MKRTTSLSVISLAMLGVAGAAHAQTSVTLYGTIDTSITYVNHAQGGQSLWALGNSSFGNLSGTRWGVKGNEDLGGGLAAIFQLENGFNPSTGQLGQGGRLFGRQAYVGLTSTQYGAVTLGRQYDPLIDLVQGITADNYFGSAFATAGDVDNYDNSFRVSNAVKYASPVWSGFQFETMYAFGGTAGSTGAQQSYSVAAAYNTGPLSLAAGYFYAANSEATAVPRANSFTSTSDGTFDGPINLGYSSAHSLAIARVAGQYVIGPFTVGAGYSNAQYRRDNASLFAENEKYNTGQGFFNWQATPAMLLGVGYSYTKSSGDTSATYHQVSLGADYSLSKRTDVYMTAAYQHASGETADPNGGGAPVAAQASIGSYGYAGTSSQTMVNLGLRHKF from the coding sequence ATGAAACGCACGACCTCCCTCTCGGTCATTTCGCTGGCGATGCTGGGCGTCGCCGGGGCCGCGCACGCGCAAACGAGCGTCACCCTATACGGCACGATCGATACGTCGATTACTTATGTGAACCATGCTCAGGGCGGCCAGAGCCTGTGGGCGCTCGGCAACTCCAGTTTCGGCAACCTGTCCGGCACGCGTTGGGGCGTCAAGGGCAACGAAGATCTCGGCGGCGGTCTCGCAGCGATCTTCCAGTTGGAAAACGGCTTCAATCCGTCGACGGGCCAGCTCGGCCAGGGGGGCCGTCTGTTCGGCCGTCAGGCTTACGTCGGTTTGACGAGCACGCAGTACGGCGCCGTGACGCTCGGCCGCCAGTACGATCCGCTGATCGACCTGGTGCAAGGCATTACCGCGGACAACTACTTCGGCAGCGCGTTCGCAACGGCGGGCGACGTCGATAACTACGACAACAGCTTCCGCGTGAGCAATGCGGTCAAGTACGCGTCGCCGGTGTGGTCGGGCTTCCAGTTTGAAACGATGTACGCATTCGGCGGCACGGCGGGCTCGACCGGCGCGCAGCAATCGTACTCGGTGGCAGCGGCTTACAACACGGGCCCGCTGTCGCTGGCAGCCGGTTACTTCTATGCGGCAAACAGCGAAGCAACGGCCGTGCCGCGCGCCAACAGCTTCACGAGCACGTCGGACGGCACGTTCGACGGTCCGATCAACCTCGGCTACTCGTCGGCTCATTCGCTCGCGATCGCACGCGTTGCGGGCCAGTATGTGATCGGGCCGTTCACGGTCGGCGCGGGCTACAGCAACGCGCAATATCGCCGCGACAATGCGTCGTTGTTCGCCGAGAACGAGAAGTACAACACGGGCCAGGGCTTCTTCAACTGGCAGGCAACGCCGGCCATGCTGCTTGGCGTCGGCTATAGCTACACGAAGTCGAGCGGCGATACGTCGGCGACGTATCACCAGGTGTCGCTCGGCGCGGACTACTCGCTGTCGAAGCGCACCGACGTGTACATGACCGCGGCTTACCAGCACGCGAGCGGCGAGACGGCTGATCCGAACGGCGGCGGCGCTCCGGTTGCGGCGCAAGCGTCGATCGGTTCGTACGGCTACGCAGGTACGTCGTCGCAGACGATGGTCAACCTCGGTCTGCGCCACAAGTTCTAA
- a CDS encoding DUF72 domain-containing protein yields the protein MTPRGGNLHIGISGWRYEGWRGTFYPKGLRQADELQFASRAVQTIEINGTHYSLQSLNSYRKWYDETPDGFVFSVKGARYLTHMLRFRDEAAHAGLANFFAQGLLALNDKFGPILWQFPPSFRFDAERLERFLTMLPRDTEGALEIARRHDKRVREPYLAIDRPRRLRHAIEIRHPSFLDPAFVALLRKHGVALVVSDSTEDWPHVDDLTADFVYVRLHGTSARYSGSYDDAALDTWALRIAAWVHGDQPTDAKLIAPDKPPRKRSARDVFCYFDNDTKTEAPFDAQRLMGRLAVEPQVRRVPPRNEAAADGRKQSGQGRQGQVKHPIP from the coding sequence GTGACCCCGCGCGGTGGGAACTTGCATATCGGCATATCGGGCTGGCGATACGAAGGATGGCGCGGCACGTTCTACCCAAAAGGTTTGCGCCAGGCGGACGAATTGCAGTTCGCGTCGCGCGCGGTACAGACTATTGAAATCAACGGCACACACTACAGCCTGCAATCACTCAACAGTTACCGGAAGTGGTACGACGAAACACCGGACGGTTTCGTGTTCAGCGTGAAGGGCGCGCGCTACCTCACCCACATGCTGCGTTTTCGCGACGAAGCCGCGCACGCAGGCCTCGCGAACTTTTTCGCGCAGGGGCTGCTTGCGCTCAACGACAAGTTCGGGCCGATTCTGTGGCAATTTCCGCCGTCGTTCCGATTTGATGCGGAGCGCCTCGAGCGCTTTCTGACGATGCTGCCGCGCGATACGGAAGGCGCACTCGAGATCGCCCGCCGGCACGATAAGCGTGTCCGCGAGCCCTATCTCGCCATCGACCGGCCGCGGCGCCTGCGGCATGCAATCGAAATCCGCCATCCGAGCTTTCTCGACCCCGCGTTCGTGGCGCTGCTGCGCAAGCACGGTGTGGCGCTCGTCGTTTCCGATTCGACCGAAGACTGGCCGCACGTCGACGACCTGACCGCCGACTTCGTCTACGTGCGGCTGCATGGCACGAGTGCACGCTATTCGGGCTCGTACGACGACGCCGCGCTCGATACGTGGGCGCTGCGGATCGCTGCATGGGTGCACGGCGACCAGCCGACTGACGCAAAACTGATCGCCCCTGACAAACCGCCGCGCAAACGCTCAGCGCGCGACGTGTTCTGCTACTTCGACAACGATACGAAAACGGAAGCGCCGTTCGATGCACAGCGGCTGATGGGGCGACTCGCGGTCGAACCTCAAGTACGACGTGTGCCGCCCCGCAACGAGGCGGCCGCCGATGGCCGCAAACAGAGCGGGCAAGGCAGGCAAGGGCAGGTCAAGCACCCCATCCCTTAG
- a CDS encoding DUF72 domain-containing protein, producing MSIEVGTASWTDATLIKSGKFYPKGCTSAEARLRFYADRFPMVEVDASYYAMPSPANSALWAQRTPPGFTFNMKAFRLFTGHQTEPKFFPPDIQQALPQTGKKNLYYRDIPPDIINELWARFFEALEPLRTAGKLGAVLFQFAPWITTASRDKAHVAHCAQRMAPYLTAFEFRNASWFDDRHRASTLAFEREHGLVHVVMDAPDVATRAHTVWEATSPRLAIVRLHGRNAETWSGSTTASGRFNYDYSDEELEELVIPIREIARRVDRTDVVFNNCFEDSAQRNGLTMMRLLGQRYAGSSGEGFEFG from the coding sequence ATGTCGATCGAAGTGGGTACCGCGTCGTGGACGGACGCCACGCTGATCAAGTCCGGCAAGTTCTATCCGAAGGGCTGCACGAGCGCGGAGGCGCGCTTGCGCTTTTACGCCGACCGTTTCCCGATGGTCGAGGTCGACGCGTCGTACTACGCGATGCCGAGCCCGGCCAATAGCGCGCTGTGGGCGCAGCGCACGCCACCGGGCTTCACGTTCAACATGAAGGCATTCCGGCTCTTTACCGGGCACCAGACGGAGCCGAAATTCTTCCCGCCCGATATCCAGCAGGCGCTGCCGCAAACGGGCAAAAAGAACCTGTATTACCGGGACATTCCGCCCGACATCATTAACGAGCTATGGGCGCGTTTTTTTGAAGCGCTCGAACCGTTGCGCACGGCCGGCAAGCTCGGCGCGGTGCTGTTCCAGTTCGCGCCGTGGATCACCACCGCGTCGCGCGACAAGGCGCACGTCGCGCATTGCGCGCAGCGTATGGCACCTTATCTGACCGCATTCGAATTTCGCAACGCAAGCTGGTTCGACGACCGCCACCGCGCGTCGACGCTCGCGTTCGAACGCGAGCACGGGCTCGTGCACGTGGTGATGGATGCGCCCGACGTGGCGACGCGCGCGCATACGGTCTGGGAAGCGACGTCGCCGCGTCTCGCGATCGTGCGATTGCATGGCCGCAATGCGGAGACCTGGTCGGGCAGCACGACTGCGTCCGGACGCTTCAATTACGACTACAGCGATGAAGAGCTCGAAGAGCTGGTCATTCCGATTCGCGAGATCGCGCGCCGGGTAGACCGGACCGATGTCGTGTTCAACAACTGCTTCGAAGACTCGGCGCAGCGCAACGGGCTGACGATGATGAGGCTGCTCGGGCAGCGCTATGCGGGGTCTTCCGGGGAAGGATTCGAGTTTGGGTGA
- a CDS encoding LysR family transcriptional regulator translates to MQLDDLRIFVATVDARNFTAAADRLQLSKQFVSRRVMALEASLGVRLLVRNTRKLAVTDLGYEFYERATRILADVADAELAMSSQRAYPRGLLRVSAPLSFGMVHLSPLVGAFLSSNPEVRIDMELSDRVVDVVGEGYDMALRIGTLADSTLIAQKLAEFRMIACCSPLYRNTRRAPMTPAELARHPCLLYGEEARTGWPFEIDGMVRHIEVHGPLRANNGEVIRDAAIAGIGVALLPEFIVAGALESGRLVPLLEAFASRPITLYAVYPQHQQSSVTIRAFTQYLRERFAKGWGA, encoded by the coding sequence ATGCAGCTCGATGACCTGAGAATCTTTGTCGCGACCGTCGACGCGCGGAATTTCACGGCTGCGGCGGACCGCTTGCAGCTGTCGAAGCAGTTCGTCAGCCGCCGCGTGATGGCGCTCGAGGCGAGCCTCGGCGTGCGCCTGCTCGTGCGCAATACGCGCAAGCTCGCGGTGACCGATCTCGGCTACGAGTTCTACGAGCGCGCCACGCGGATCCTCGCGGACGTGGCCGACGCCGAGCTGGCGATGTCGTCGCAGCGCGCCTATCCGCGCGGCCTGTTGCGCGTCAGCGCGCCGCTGTCGTTCGGCATGGTCCATCTGTCGCCGCTCGTCGGCGCGTTTCTGAGCTCGAACCCCGAGGTGCGGATCGATATGGAACTGAGCGACCGCGTCGTCGATGTGGTTGGCGAGGGCTACGACATGGCGCTGCGCATCGGCACGCTCGCGGATTCGACGCTGATCGCGCAAAAACTCGCCGAATTTCGCATGATCGCGTGCTGCAGTCCGCTGTACCGCAACACGCGGCGCGCGCCCATGACGCCCGCCGAGCTCGCGCGCCATCCGTGCCTGCTATACGGCGAAGAGGCGCGTACCGGCTGGCCGTTCGAAATCGACGGCATGGTGCGGCATATCGAAGTGCACGGACCGTTGCGCGCGAACAATGGCGAGGTAATTCGCGATGCGGCGATTGCTGGCATCGGCGTCGCGCTGCTGCCGGAATTCATCGTCGCGGGCGCGCTTGAGAGCGGGCGGCTCGTGCCGCTGCTCGAAGCGTTTGCGTCGCGGCCGATCACGCTTTACGCCGTGTATCCGCAGCACCAGCAAAGCTCGGTGACGATACGTGCGTTCACGCAGTATTTGCGTGAACGGTTCGCTAAGGGATGGGGTGCTTGA
- a CDS encoding hemerythrin domain-containing protein, translated as MSTATPDKATTDAIALLIEDHRAVDKLFDAFERAADDDRDAKGTLAQRACEKLSVHAIVEEEILYPAAHEALGGRDVIDVDEAYVEHFLVKTLIARFDTLKPGQRGFDATFKVLTEMVRHHVEEEEKSLFPELRKSGADLGALGKKLAARMEALEQKLEAAGSKMVGDKT; from the coding sequence ATGAGCACCGCCACCCCCGATAAAGCGACCACCGACGCGATCGCGCTGCTGATAGAAGACCACCGCGCGGTCGACAAGCTATTCGACGCGTTCGAGCGCGCCGCCGACGACGACCGCGACGCGAAGGGCACGCTCGCGCAGCGCGCGTGCGAGAAGCTGAGCGTCCACGCGATCGTCGAAGAAGAAATTCTCTATCCCGCCGCGCACGAGGCGCTAGGCGGCCGCGACGTGATCGATGTCGACGAGGCGTATGTCGAGCACTTCCTCGTGAAAACACTAATCGCGCGCTTCGATACGCTAAAGCCGGGTCAGCGCGGCTTCGACGCGACGTTCAAGGTCCTGACGGAGATGGTCCGCCATCACGTCGAGGAAGAGGAGAAGAGCCTGTTTCCGGAGTTGCGCAAGAGCGGCGCCGACCTCGGCGCACTCGGCAAAAAGCTCGCGGCAAGAATGGAGGCGCTCGAACAGAAGCTGGAGGCGGCCGGCAGCAAAATGGTCGGAGATAAGACGTAG
- the mctP gene encoding monocarboxylate uptake permease MctP, with product MSDLNPVNPVAMTVFIAFFVLVTVVGFLAARWKRGDLTQLHEWGLGGRQFGTVISWFLVGGDFYTAYTVIAVPALVYSVGAYGFFALPYTIIVYPFVFAVMPKLWKIAHAKNHITAADYVHGEYGGKWFPAAVALTGIVATMPYIALQLVGMQVVIKGLGVSGELPLVIAFVILALYTYTSGLRAPAMIAFVKDIMIYIVVIAAVWLIPQKLGGYGQVFDAADTYFKAKGGATGIILKPTQFTAYASLALGSALAAFMYPHTMTAVLSSSSAQTVRKNAIFLPAYTLLLGLIALLGYMAIAAGIHVKSASDVVPTLFGTLFPSWFVGFAAAAIAISALVPAAIMSIGAANLFTRNLWRPLVSPSMGPAQEASTAKFVSLVVKFGALLFIVFLPTQYAIDLQLLGGVWILQIFPAIVFTLYTRRLNTAGLFFGWLVGIVLGTGLAIVQGLKPVFTLHIGDSSWPLYIGLIALAANIVVTFAVSVVTPKRAAVRANA from the coding sequence ATGAGCGACCTGAACCCCGTCAACCCGGTTGCGATGACCGTCTTCATCGCCTTCTTCGTGCTCGTGACGGTAGTGGGCTTCCTTGCTGCGCGCTGGAAGCGCGGCGACCTCACGCAACTGCACGAGTGGGGCCTCGGCGGCCGCCAGTTCGGCACGGTCATTTCGTGGTTCCTCGTCGGCGGCGATTTCTACACCGCCTACACGGTGATCGCGGTGCCCGCGCTCGTTTACTCGGTCGGCGCGTACGGCTTCTTTGCGCTGCCATACACCATCATCGTCTATCCGTTCGTGTTCGCGGTGATGCCGAAGCTGTGGAAAATCGCGCATGCGAAAAACCACATCACGGCCGCCGACTACGTGCACGGCGAATACGGCGGCAAGTGGTTCCCGGCGGCAGTCGCGCTGACCGGCATCGTCGCGACGATGCCGTATATCGCGCTGCAGCTAGTCGGCATGCAGGTGGTGATCAAGGGCCTCGGCGTCTCCGGCGAACTGCCGCTCGTCATCGCGTTCGTGATCCTCGCGCTCTATACGTACACGAGCGGCCTGCGCGCGCCGGCGATGATCGCCTTCGTCAAGGACATCATGATCTACATCGTCGTGATCGCGGCGGTCTGGCTGATTCCGCAGAAGCTTGGCGGCTACGGCCAGGTGTTCGACGCGGCCGATACGTACTTCAAGGCGAAGGGCGGCGCGACCGGCATCATCCTGAAGCCGACGCAGTTCACCGCGTATGCCTCGCTGGCACTGGGCTCGGCGCTCGCCGCGTTCATGTATCCGCATACGATGACGGCGGTGCTGTCGTCGTCATCGGCGCAGACCGTGCGCAAGAACGCGATCTTCCTGCCCGCGTATACGCTGCTGCTCGGCCTGATCGCGCTGCTCGGCTATATGGCGATCGCTGCCGGCATCCACGTGAAGTCGGCTTCCGACGTCGTGCCGACGCTGTTCGGCACGCTGTTCCCGTCGTGGTTCGTCGGCTTTGCCGCGGCCGCGATCGCGATCAGCGCGCTCGTGCCGGCCGCCATCATGTCGATCGGCGCCGCGAACCTGTTCACGCGCAATCTGTGGCGTCCGCTCGTTTCGCCGAGCATGGGACCGGCGCAGGAAGCGTCGACGGCGAAATTCGTGTCGCTCGTCGTGAAGTTCGGCGCGCTGCTGTTTATCGTGTTCCTGCCGACGCAATACGCCATCGACCTGCAACTGCTCGGCGGCGTATGGATTCTGCAGATCTTCCCGGCCATCGTGTTCACGCTGTACACGCGCCGCCTCAATACGGCCGGTCTGTTCTTCGGCTGGCTGGTCGGCATCGTGCTCGGCACGGGTCTCGCGATCGTGCAGGGTCTGAAGCCGGTGTTCACGCTGCATATCGGCGATTCGAGCTGGCCGCTCTACATCGGCCTGATCGCGCTCGCGGCGAATATCGTCGTGACGTTCGCAGTGTCGGTGGTGACGCCGAAACGCGCGGCGGTGCGCGCGAACGCGTAA
- a CDS encoding DoxX family protein — protein sequence MNDLIDQRRDAILLVARVLLMVLFVIFGWSKLTGFSAAEAYMATTGAPAPSVAAAIAVVMELGVGVLLAVGLLTRPLTLLLALYTLGTALIGHHFWTQTGMEQYANMVNFYKNISIIGGLLLLAVTGPGKYSFDRR from the coding sequence ATGAACGATCTGATCGACCAACGGCGCGACGCGATTCTGCTCGTCGCCCGCGTGCTGCTGATGGTGCTGTTCGTCATCTTCGGCTGGAGCAAGCTGACCGGCTTTTCCGCCGCCGAAGCGTATATGGCGACGACCGGTGCGCCGGCTCCGTCGGTGGCCGCGGCGATCGCCGTCGTGATGGAACTCGGCGTGGGCGTGCTGCTCGCCGTCGGACTTTTGACGCGGCCGCTTACGTTGCTGCTCGCGCTCTATACGCTCGGCACCGCGCTGATCGGCCATCACTTCTGGACGCAGACCGGCATGGAGCAGTACGCGAATATGGTCAACTTCTACAAGAACATCAGCATTATCGGCGGACTGTTGTTGCTGGCCGTGACGGGACCGGGGAAGTATTCGTTCGACCGGCGCTAG
- a CDS encoding pirin family protein: protein MIEIRHANERGHANHGWLDSHHTFSFANYYDPKQVGFSDLLVINDDRVAPGRGFGKHPHRDMEIFSYVLEGALEHKDSMGTGSVIVPGDIQLMSAGTGVAHSEFNHSAKEPVHFLQIWIAPSVKNATPRYQQQHFGAEQKRGTLRLVISPEGTDGSLEVRQDVRVYAGLFDGAETADVELAADRYAYVHVARGAVTVNGVRLTEGDGARIRNERKLAFSAGEDAEVLVFDLRNNEVSELWS, encoded by the coding sequence ATGATTGAAATCAGACACGCCAACGAACGCGGCCACGCCAATCACGGGTGGCTCGACTCGCACCATACGTTCTCGTTCGCGAATTACTACGACCCGAAGCAGGTCGGTTTCTCCGATCTGCTCGTGATCAACGACGACCGCGTCGCGCCGGGCCGCGGCTTCGGCAAGCATCCGCACCGCGACATGGAGATCTTTTCGTACGTGCTCGAAGGCGCGCTCGAACACAAGGACTCGATGGGCACGGGCTCAGTGATCGTCCCCGGCGATATCCAGCTGATGAGCGCCGGCACCGGTGTCGCGCACAGCGAGTTCAACCATTCGGCGAAGGAGCCCGTGCACTTCCTGCAGATCTGGATCGCGCCGTCGGTGAAGAACGCGACGCCGCGCTACCAGCAACAGCATTTCGGCGCCGAACAGAAACGCGGCACGCTGCGCCTCGTGATTTCGCCGGAAGGCACCGACGGCTCGCTGGAAGTGCGCCAGGACGTACGCGTCTATGCGGGCCTCTTCGATGGAGCGGAAACGGCAGACGTCGAACTCGCGGCGGACCGCTACGCGTATGTGCATGTCGCTCGCGGCGCAGTCACCGTGAACGGCGTGCGTCTTACCGAAGGCGACGGCGCGCGCATTCGCAATGAACGCAAGCTCGCCTTCAGCGCCGGCGAGGACGCGGAAGTGCTCGTGTTCGACCTGCGCAACAACGAAGTATCGGAACTGTGGTCGTGA
- a CDS encoding DUF3311 domain-containing protein produces the protein MEQSDQAGRSWLWLILLIPYIALLWLPFYNDTRPSFAGFPFFYWYQFLWVPLTSLLIYVVYRGIR, from the coding sequence GTGGAACAATCAGATCAGGCCGGCCGTTCATGGCTCTGGCTCATATTGCTGATCCCCTATATCGCGCTGTTGTGGTTGCCTTTCTATAACGACACGCGCCCATCTTTCGCCGGCTTTCCGTTCTTCTACTGGTATCAGTTCCTGTGGGTTCCGCTCACGTCGCTGCTGATCTACGTCGTCTACCGAGGTATCCGATGA
- a CDS encoding penicillin-binding protein 1A, which produces MKRPIAPFVRSLCATTLDFLKPYALRALDRVRHPTRRGIALTVAAVPALMLLYVLILIPFTPGIGDIRKAKVEQPAQVLSADGKLLATFKPSNREWVKLQDVSPHVIDALISTEDHRFYEHHGIDFKRTASAALHTFSGDRQGGSTITQQLARNLYPDEIGRAPTLTRKIKEAITAFKIEAVYTKSEILETYLNTVPFLYNAYGIEMAARTYFDKSAHDLTVIESATLIGMLKGNSYYNPVINPERALQRRNIVLAQMVKYQRLTPAAYQTLQRRPLGVDFERQTEPPGPAPHFAQQLRKWLIAWADANDYNIYSDGLIVRTTLDSRLQTMATQALVWQGNQLQTVANSVWGTRNACSAHKDVFTAFVRETPEYRAAKQSGLADDAALKQVESDHHLMQSLCDDKTRVQAAFIAIDPRDGEIKAYVGSRDFSDDQYDHVQQARRQPGSTFKPFVYGAAFENGAKPDDTFVDQPVEITLAGGEIWKPTDDTPPSGRPVTLRDALAYSKNRITAQLMEEVGPSKVARLAYSMGVRDSRLDAVPSLALGTSPVTLKEMVSAYSTIADRGAYIPPMFVTQIEDRDGNLLAQFRPARPEQTLPPEAAQTLLDVMRDVVDKGTGTAIRTRFGIRGDVAGKTGTTQDDADGWFILMHPQLVAGAWVGFNDSRVTLRSDYWGQGAHSALPIVGDFFQRALRSRLVDPRAKFVEEKQTGLFDSLRTTIGTWWGHLFGADNKAAPQKEKPRAPRRAPAVSTSAAPSAPAVPAVPNATAPAASSAEPRDVEPPQIVAPHGASVPPLLSPPAAANGAQGAQGAASANGAAAGGLSPGLASPVPNAPGGTSPSGQTSLDQWVNQHTNGAGASSGTSSGASQ; this is translated from the coding sequence GTGAAACGACCCATCGCGCCGTTCGTCCGTAGTCTCTGCGCGACGACGCTCGACTTCCTCAAGCCCTACGCGCTTCGCGCGCTCGACCGCGTGCGCCATCCGACACGGCGCGGTATTGCGCTGACCGTCGCCGCGGTGCCGGCGCTGATGCTGCTGTACGTGCTGATCCTGATTCCATTTACGCCCGGCATCGGCGACATCCGCAAGGCGAAGGTCGAGCAGCCGGCCCAGGTGCTGTCCGCGGACGGCAAGCTGCTCGCCACCTTCAAGCCGTCGAACCGCGAATGGGTGAAGCTGCAGGATGTGTCGCCGCACGTGATCGACGCGCTGATCTCGACCGAAGACCATCGCTTCTACGAGCATCACGGCATCGATTTCAAGCGCACCGCGTCGGCGGCGCTGCATACGTTCTCGGGCGACCGCCAGGGCGGCTCGACCATCACGCAGCAACTCGCGCGCAATCTGTACCCCGACGAAATCGGCCGCGCGCCGACGCTCACGCGCAAGATCAAGGAAGCGATCACCGCTTTCAAGATCGAAGCGGTTTATACAAAGAGCGAGATTCTCGAAACCTATCTGAACACGGTGCCGTTCCTGTACAACGCGTACGGAATCGAAATGGCCGCGCGCACCTATTTCGACAAATCGGCGCATGACCTGACGGTGATCGAGAGCGCGACGCTGATCGGCATGCTGAAGGGCAACAGCTACTACAACCCCGTTATCAATCCCGAGCGCGCGTTGCAGCGCCGCAATATCGTGCTCGCACAGATGGTGAAGTACCAGCGGCTCACGCCCGCCGCCTATCAGACGCTGCAGCGCCGGCCGCTCGGCGTCGATTTCGAGCGCCAGACCGAGCCGCCGGGTCCGGCGCCGCATTTCGCGCAGCAGTTGCGCAAGTGGCTGATCGCATGGGCCGATGCGAACGACTACAACATCTACTCCGACGGCCTGATCGTGCGCACGACGCTCGATTCGCGCCTGCAGACGATGGCGACCCAGGCGCTGGTCTGGCAAGGCAACCAGCTGCAGACGGTGGCGAATTCGGTGTGGGGCACGCGTAACGCGTGTTCGGCACACAAGGACGTGTTCACAGCGTTCGTGCGCGAGACGCCCGAATATCGCGCGGCAAAGCAGTCGGGTCTCGCCGACGACGCCGCGCTCAAACAGGTCGAATCGGACCATCATCTGATGCAGTCGCTGTGCGACGACAAGACGCGCGTGCAGGCCGCGTTTATCGCAATCGATCCGCGCGACGGCGAGATCAAGGCCTATGTGGGCAGCCGCGATTTCAGCGACGATCAGTACGATCACGTGCAGCAGGCACGGCGCCAGCCGGGCTCGACCTTCAAGCCGTTCGTGTACGGGGCGGCATTCGAAAACGGCGCGAAGCCCGACGACACGTTTGTCGATCAGCCGGTCGAAATCACGCTCGCGGGCGGCGAAATCTGGAAACCGACTGACGATACGCCGCCAAGCGGCCGGCCCGTCACGCTGCGCGACGCGCTCGCCTATTCGAAGAACCGCATCACCGCGCAGCTGATGGAAGAAGTGGGGCCGTCGAAGGTCGCGCGGCTCGCCTATTCGATGGGCGTGCGCGACAGCCGGCTCGACGCGGTGCCGTCGCTTGCGCTCGGCACGAGCCCGGTCACGCTCAAGGAAATGGTCTCGGCGTACAGCACGATCGCCGATCGCGGCGCCTATATTCCGCCGATGTTTGTCACGCAGATCGAAGATCGCGACGGCAATTTGCTCGCGCAATTCCGTCCCGCGCGGCCCGAGCAGACGCTGCCGCCGGAAGCCGCGCAGACGCTGCTCGATGTGATGCGCGACGTCGTCGATAAGGGCACGGGCACCGCGATCCGCACGCGCTTCGGCATTCGCGGCGACGTTGCGGGCAAAACGGGCACGACGCAGGACGACGCGGACGGCTGGTTCATCCTCATGCATCCGCAACTGGTGGCGGGCGCGTGGGTTGGCTTCAACGATAGCCGCGTGACGCTGCGCAGCGATTACTGGGGGCAGGGCGCGCATAGCGCGCTGCCGATTGTGGGCGACTTTTTCCAGCGTGCGCTGCGTTCGCGGCTCGTCGATCCGCGAGCGAAGTTTGTCGAAGAGAAACAGACGGGCCTGTTCGATTCGCTACGTACGACGATTGGTACGTGGTGGGGGCATCTGTTCGGGGCGGACAACAAGGCCGCGCCGCAGAAGGAGAAGCCGCGTGCGCCGCGACGGGCGCCTGCGGTGAGCACGTCTGCTGCGCCGTCCGCGCCTGCCGTGCCTGCTGTGCCCAATGCAACGGCGCCGGCCGCGTCATCGGCTGAGCCGCGCGATGTCGAGCCGCCGCAGATCGTCGCACCGCACGGCGCGTCGGTGCCGCCGTTGCTGTCGCCGCCTGCCGCGGCGAATGGCGCGCAAGGGGCGCAGGGCGCCGCATCCGCGAATGGTGCGGCCGCGGGCGGCTTGTCGCCTGGCTTGGCGTCGCCGGTTCCGAATGCGCCGGGCGGGACGTCGCCGTCCGGGCAGACGTCGCTTGATCAATGGGTCAATCAGCACACGAACGGGGCTGGGGCGTCTTCCGGTACGTCGAGCGGCGCATCGCAATAG